Below is a genomic region from Zeimonas sediminis.
GCCGCCGCTCGGGCGGCTCGATGCCGTGGTCGACCGCGTTGCGCAGCAGGTGCGCGAGCGCGTCGACCAGCGTCGAAAGCATGCCCGCTTCGACCAGCGTGTCCTCGCCGTCGATCGCCAGTTCCGCCTCGCGACCGACCATGCGCGCCGCCTGCCTGACCGTGCGCCGCAGCCGCGACGCGATCGATCCGAACGCGGCCATCCGCGTGCGCAGCGCGCAGTCGCGCAGCTCGGCCTGCAGGCGCTCGAGCCGCGCCAGCGAATCGCGCAGCGCGGCCAGGTTGGAGCCGAGCTGCTGCTCGACGAGCTTGCCGTCGGCGCCCGACTCGGCGATGCGCCGCGACACCGTGTGCAGGTCGTTGTACTCGTCGAGCTCGAGCGGATCGAGGCTCTGCCGCGAGCGATGCTCGCTGAGCGCCAGCCCGCGAATGTCGACGAGCCGCTCCAGCTCGCCGGCGAGGTCCTGCAGCTGGTCGCCGCCCAGCCGCATCGTGGACCGCGAGCGCTCGAGCTCGACCGCCTGCTCGCGGGCATGCGCGACGACGATCGCCGCCTCGTCGACCAGTTCGAGCAGGCGCTCGACCAGCGAGGCGGGCACCCGGATCTCCGGCTCCGCCGAGCGCTCGGAGGCGGAAGCGCCAGCCGCTTCGGCTGTGGACGCGCCAGCCGCTTCGGCTGCGGGAGCGCCAGCGACTTCGGCTGCGGGCTCGCGTGCAGGCTCGCGGGGCGGCTCCGATACGGGCGCCGGCCCGGGCTCCGACGCGGGCGCCGATGCGGCCTGCGGCGTGGCCTCGCCGCCGACGAGCCGGCCGATCCACTCGACGATCCGGGAATGGACCGCGGCGGCCCCTGCGGGCGCCGGGCCGTAGCCGGCGACCGCCTCGCACATCTCGGCGACGCAGTCCGCGGCATCGCCCAGCAGCGCGTGCAGCGCGGCGGGCAGTTCCTCGCGGCGCCCCGCCAGCAACTGCAGCAGGTCCTCGAGCCGATGCGTGATCGCGGCGATGCCGCGCACGCCGACCGTGTTCGCCGAGCCTTTCAGCGTGTGGGCGAGCCGCTGCGCCGCGACCAGCGCATCGCGCTCGCCCGCCTCGAACGCGGCGATCCGCTCGCCGAGCTGCGCCGACAGGGCCGGAAGTTCGTTGAGCAGACTGTCGACGACCGAAGGATCGGCATCCGCGGGGATCGCCAGCGAGAGATCGGGCTCGTCGCCGCCCGGCGCGGGCAGGCTCACCTGCCGCGAAGCGACGAGGCTGGACGCCGCGAGTTCGGCCAGCGCCGCGTCGACCAGCGACGGCGATACCGGTTCCGGCCAGCGGCGGTCGCGAAGCGGCGCCAGCGCGGCCCGGCCGGCCCCGGCCTCCCGGAAGAAGTCCGCCAGCGCAGCCGGCGTTTCCCGGAGCGGCTGCTCGAGACTCCGCAGCCGCTCGGCCGCGGCCGGATCTCCAGGCGCGTCGCGCGCCGTTTCGGCGAAGGACGCGAGCCGCGAACCGTGCTCGGCGAGCAGTGCCGCGGTAGCCCGCAGGCCCAGCAGGCCCGCCGCCTCGGCGATCCGCAGCAGGCCCTCGGCGAACGCCGCCAGCCTGCCGGGGCCGGAGTCCGCCTGCGACATCTCGTCGAGCAGCGCGCTCGACTCCTCGGCCAGGATCTCGAGTTCGTCGCGAGCGACGACGGCGCCTCCCCAGTCGCCGGCGAACGCGGGCGCGTCTTCGCCGGCATCCGGGGCGTCGACCTCGCCGGCCTCGATCGCATCGCCGTCGCCGGCCCCGGCCTGCGCGAGCTCGCCACCGTGCAGGTCGGCGATCCGCCGCGCCGCGTCGGCCAGCCTCGCGGCGAGCTCGACGTCGTCGCCGGCCATCGCCGCCGCCTGTCGCGGCTCGAGCCGCCCGGTGCTGAAATCCAGCAGGTCGGCCGCCCAGGCGCCGGCGGTGCCGCGCATCGCCTCGTCCTCGGCCAGCGCGTCGGCGCCCGCCTCGCCGCCCTCGCCGCCCTCGCCACCCAGCCGGTCCGCGAGTCGCTCGGCGAGTTCGGCGAGCGGCTCGAACCCGGCCCGCCGGGCAGCCGCCACGAAGGCTGCCAGCGAAGCCCGCATCGCGGGGCGCCAGTCCGCCGCGCCGACCACGACCGGCTCGAGCAAGGCGACCGCGGCCGCCTCGAGCGCGTCGAGCCGCTCGCGCGCGTCGCTCATGGCGCCGGGGGCGTGCGGAACACGCTCACTTCGTCGACCAGCAGGCGCGCGCACTCGACGAGCCGGCGGGTCTCGATGTTCTGCGCGGTCAGTTGGCGAGCCGTTTCGGCGCTGGCCTCCTGGATCACCCGGGCGCGGTCCTGCAGCCCCGAGCTCACCCGCGCCTGCTCGTCGGAGGTCGCCGCGATCTGGCGCACGTCGGCGGCCAGCGCCTCGGTCTCCTGCTGGGTCAGCCGCATCTGCTCGCCCGCGTCGTCGGCGAGCCGGCTGATCTCGACGACCCGGGTGATCGCCTGGTTCATCGCCAGCACCGTCTGGTTCGTCTCGGTCTGGATCGCGTGGACCAGCCGCCCGATCCGGTCGGTGCTCTCGCGCGCCGACTCGGACAGCCGCTTGACCTCGTCGGCGACGACCGCGAAGTTCCGGCCCGCCTCGCCGGCGGCGGCCGCGTGCATCGATGCGTTCAGCGCGAGGATTCCGGTCCGCTCGGCGATGCCGTGGATGATGCCGACGACCTCGCCGATCTCCTGCGAGCGCTCGCCGAGCCGCTTGATGCGCTTCTCGGTCTCGCGGATCAGCTCGCGCGAGCGGGTGATCCCGTCGACGGTCCCGCCGACGATGCGCACCGCGGCGGCCGTGGTCTGCACCGCGCGGCCCGCCACCGCATCGGCCTGGCGGGCGCGATCGGCCACCGCCACCAGCGCCCCGGCGGCCGCGGCCAGTTCGCGCGCGGCGAGCGCGACTTCGCGCTGCTCGCGCGCCGCCGCCCGCGTCGCCAGGTCCGACTGCCCGCGCACCGAGCCCGAAGTGCGGGCAACCTCCTGGGCCACCTCGGACACCTTGCGCAGCACGCGCCCGGTCTCCTCGGTGAGCAGGTTCAGCGCCTCGGCGATCGCCCCGGTCACGTTGTCGGTCACGCGCACCCGGATGCCGAGGTCCTTCGTCGACGCGATCGTGCCCAGCGCCTGCATGATCTCGAGCACCGAGTCGTTCAGGTCCTCCGCCTCGCGATTCGCGCCGCCCTGCTCCGCGACGACCGAAGGCCCGGCAGCGACATCGACGGGCAGCGCTTCAGGCGGCGGGGCCACCGCGCGACCCGCCGCGCCCCGCGCTTCCGGGGCACTCGCCGGTCGCCCTCGCGCGGCCAGGAAGACGACGACCGCCGCGATCGCCGACAGCGCGAAGGCGGCGAGCACCAGAAAGCGGGCGGCCCCCGTCGGGCCGTCCTGCGCCGTCGCCGGCCAGAACAGCGCCGCGCCGGCCGCGACCGCCGCCACCGCCGGCAGCGCGGCCAGTTTCCAGGGCCTTGCGCCCGACGCCCCGGCGCTGGGGGCGCGACGCTCAGTCATCGGAATCCTCGCTCGCCAGGCACTCGAACAGCAGGTCGGTGTCGACCGGCCACCAGCGCCTGCCCTGCGTGTCGCGCACCGGCTCGGCGAGCGCCCGGCGAAAGCCGGCCGACGCGATCAGGGCTTCCTGCGTGTCGTCGAGGGGCGCCCCGGAGCCGCCCGCGTCGCCCTGCGTTTGGAACGCGACGCCCTCGGGCGGCGCGTCGACGATCACCGCCGCCGCGCGCGGCGTGGCGCCCACCACCAGGACCGGGGCGCGCAGCGGCGCGTCGTGCGCGACCGCGGACGCATCGAAGACCGGGACCGGGTGGCCGCGCAACTGCATCAGCCCGGCAACCCGGCGCGGGCCGAGCGGCAGCCGCCAGATCGCCGCATCGGGCAGGTACTCGAGCCTCTCGCCCGAAGGGAACAGGACCGGCACGCCGGACAGGCTCGCGCCGAAGCGAAGCGGCGCGGGCGAGCCCGGCGACTCCGTGGCGGATCGGGAAGGACTTTCGTCTGGCACTTGGCTGAACATGCTCCGGCGGGATCGGCGCCGCCGGGCGATGCCGGAGAAGGCGATCGTGGCGGCGCGCTCCGAAATGTATGACAAATCGGCGCGCCTCGCCGGGCCCGTGCCGAGCCGGGCCGTGAGCCGGCGGATCAGGCGGGCATCGCGGGGCTGGGCGCGGCGTGGCCCTGCGCGGCAGGACTCTGCGCCGCCTGGGCCGGCGCGGGCGCAGGCGGGGCCGCAGTGCGCGCGGCCGCTGCCGGCGCCGCGTTGCGCGCGGCGGTCGCCGCTGCGCGTGCCGCCGCCGCGTTGCGCAGCAGTTCGGCCAGATCGTCCGCGGGGAGCGACTTGCGAAGCACCTTCAGCATGGCCGCCTCGAGCTCCCTGAGCGGCACCGGCTTGGCCAGGTAGGCCTTGCACCCGGCCAGCCTGCCCCGCGCGTGATCGAAGGGCGAGCCGCGGCTGCTCAGGATGATGACCGGCGTGCCGCGGTGGCGCCTGCGTATCTCACGGGTCAGCCGATAGCCGTCCAGGTCCGGGATCATCACGTCGGCCATCACGAGGTGGTACTGCCCGGCCGCGAGCCGCGCGAGCGCCTGCTCGCCGCTGCCGACCATCTCGCAGACGAAGCCCATCCGGGTGAAGGCGATCCCGAGCTGCTGGCGCACGGTCGGGCTGTCGTCGACGACCAGGATCCTGGGACGCCGCCCGATGGCGGCGACGCGCGTGCCGGCCGCGGGCGACGGGGCTTGCGCCGGGACGTCCGGCGAGGACGAAGTTCCTGGAGACTGGGCTCGCGTCGGCGCGGCTTGCGAAATTGCGGCTGCCGACGACGCGGGTTGCGGCGGCCTTGCCGCGACGGGCTGCCCGGCCGCGACGGCCGACGGGGCCGCGGCTGCCGCGGGCAACGCCGATGTCGCAGCGGGCGAGGCCGGTCGCCCGGCCGGCGCTTTCGCCGCGGCGGCGGGAGGGGAAGTCTGCGCGACGGGCCGGGCCGCCGGCGCCGGACGGGTCGAGGCCAGCGGAGCGGCCGGCACGCCGAACCGCGGCGCCGGCTCGACCGGGCGTGCGGTCGCCGCGGCAGGGCGCGACGCCGCGTTGCCGAAGGGCGGCTCGCCCTCCGGCAACGGCATCGTCATCGGCTGGGTCTCGGGCGACAGCAGCTCGGACTCGACGACGCGATTGAGGATCGGCAGCAACTGCAGCGTCAGCCGGTCGATCGAGATCGCATGGCGCGCCGGGCTCGGCACGCCGCGCCCCACCGCGGCGACCACCGGCACGTGGCGCGGCAGCCTGCGCACCGCGCTGACCGCCTGCAACCCCTCGGGCGCGGCCGTGTCGACCAGCAGCACGTCGATCATGTGCGGGTCGGAGCCGTCGTCGAGCACGAACTCGAAACGGTTGTACTGGCTGTGCCTGAAGACGATCTCGATCAATCGGACGTCGCGCGGATCCAGGCCGGCGACGGCGATGCGGTAGACGGGGCGTTGTTCGAGCATGGGGCGAGCGTCGATCCGGGGGCGTCGGGCGGATGGTCCGGACGATTCTCTCCCCGCGGACCGGCCGCCCCAAGCCCGGGCGGCGCGCCAACCGCTGCCCGCGCGCTGCGGGCCGACGGCCGGCACCCGCGTGCTAGGATTTTCGGATGAGCCAGAGCGACCCCCAGGGCTTCGACACCCTGTCACTGCATGCCGGCGCCGTGCCCGACCCGTCCACCGGGGCCCGCGCGACGCCGATCCACCTGTCGACCGCCTTCGTCTTCCGCGACTCCGACCAGGCCGCGGCGCTGTTCAACATGGAACAGGCCGGCCACGTCTATTCGCGGATCAGCAACCCGACCGTGTCGGTCTTCGAGGAGCGGATGGCCGCGCTCGAGGCCGGCGTGGGCGCGATCGCCACGGCCAGCGGCCAGGCGGCGCTGCACCTGGCGGTCGCCACGCTGGCCGGCGCCGGCTCGCACATCGTGGCCTCGCGAGCGCTGTACGGCGGCTCGCACAACCTGCTGCACTACACGCTGCGCCGCTTCGGCATCGAGACCACGTTCGTCGACCCGCGCGACCCGGACGCCTGGCGCGCCGCACTGCGGCCAAACACGCGGATGCTGTTCGGCGAGACGCTGGGCAACCCCGGGCTCGACGTGCTCGACATCCCGACCGTGGCGGAGATCGCCCACCGGCACGGCGTGCCGCTGCTGGTCGACTCGACCTTCACCACGCCTTGGCTGATCCGGCCCTTCGAGCTCGGCGCCGACCTGGTCTACCACTCGGCCACCAAGTTCCTGTGCGGCCACGGCACCGTGGTGGGCGGCGTGCTGGTCGACTCGGGCCGCTTCGACTGGGACGCCTCGGGCAAGTTCCCCGAGCTCACCGAGCCTTACGAGGGCTTCCACGGCATGGTCTTCTCCGAGGAGTCCACCGTCGCGCCCTTCCTGCTGCGCGCCCGCCGCGAGGGCCTGCGCGACTTCGGCGCCTGCCTGAGCCCGATGAACGCGTTCCAGATCCTGCAGGGCATCGAGACGCTGTCGCTGCGGATGGCGAAGCACGTCGCCAACGCCGAGAAGGTCGCGCGCTTCCTGGCCGAGCACGCGATGGTCGATCGCGTGTCCTACCCGGCGCTCGAGTCGCACCCCGACCACGCGCTGGCCAAGAAGCTCCTGCCGCGCGGCTGCGGCGCGGTGTTCAGCTTCGACCTGAAGGGCGACCGCGCGGCCGGCCGGCGCTTCGTCGAGTCGCTGCGGGTGTTCTCGCACCTGGCCAACGTCGGCGACGCGCGTTCGCTGGTAATCCACCCGGCTTCAACCACGCACTTCCGGATGGACTCGGCCGCGCTGAAGGCGGCCGGCATCGGCGAGGGCACGCTGCGCCTGTCCGTCGGCCTCGAGGACGCCGACGACCTGATCTCCGATCTCAAGGCCGCGTTCCGCGTGGCGCAAAAGGGCTGATCCCATGTGGCTGCAGGTCAACGGACAACGCGCCTACGCCTACACCGGCGGGCGCCCCTTCGATCCCGCGCGCCCCGTGATCGCCTTCGTTCACGGCGCGCAGCACGACCACAGCGTCTGGATCCTGCAGACGCGATACCTGGCCCACCACGGCTACTCGGTGCTGGCCTTCGACCTGCCCGGCCACGGCCGCAGCGAGGGCGAGCCGCTCGCCACCGTCGAGGCGATGGCCGACTGGGTGCTCGCAGCGCTCGCGGCCGCCGGCGTGGGCAAGGCCACGCTGGTCGGCCACAGCATGGGCTCGCTGATCGCGCTCGACGCGGCCGGCCGCGCGCCGGACAAGGTCGACCGGATCGCGCTGGTCGGCAGCGTGTTCCCGATGCCGGTTTCCGACGCGCTGCTCGACGCGGCCCGGTCCGACGAGCCGCGCGCCTTCGACATGATCAACCGCTGGTCGCACGGCTCGCTGTACGACCCGCCGAGTTGTCCGGGGCCGGGTTTCTCGATCTGGAACCAGAACCGGCGGCTGATGGAGCGCCAGCGGCCCGGCGTGCTGCTGAACGATTTCGTTGCCTGCAATGCCTACCAGGCCGGCTTCGATCGCGCCGACGCGCTCGCCTGCCCGGTGCTGTTCGTGCTCGGCAAGCGCGACCAGATGACGCCGCCGCGCGCGTCGCGCCCGCTCGTCGAGCGTTGCGCTGCCGCGCTGGCCGGGCGCGGGCTGCCGGCACCGAAAGTGGTCGAGGTGCCCGACTGCGGGCATGCGCTGATGACCGAGAAGCCGCTGGCCGTGCTGAACGCGCTGCGCGAGTTCGCGACGAAGGCCTGAGTCAGCCGGTCCGTGCCGCAGCGCACGCGGGCCACAGCGGCGCGTCCAGGAATGCCGCCGGGAAGGCATCGCGCGAATCCCCGCCGGAGGGCAGCCAGACCGCGTCGAACAGCGGCCTGAGGCTCAGCGTGGCCGGCGCCGCCGCCCATCCCCAGCGCTCGGCCCAGATCGGATCGCCCTCGTCGTCGTCGATCGGCAGCGGCGCGCGGCGCGCGAGCCGCCGCAACAGCAGGCGCAGCCTGCCGGTCGAAACCTGCGCCTCGACTGGCGCCAGGTCGGCGAGCGTCACGAAACGCGTCAGGTAGCCGAGCGCGGCCAGCAGGCCGACGGCATCGGCGGCGCGCCGCGGGTCGCGGTCGAAGAGGCCTTCGAAGCTTCGCGCCGGGATCGTCGCGTCGGTGCGCTCGCCTGCCTCGGCCACCATCGTGTCCAGCACGCGCCGCGCGTCGTCGAATCGATCCGCCATCGTCCGGCGGACCTGCGTGTCGTCGGGCTGCCCCCACCAGCGCAGGTTGGCCGCGAGCAGCGCCCCGGCCAGCAGCGCCATCCAGCCGAGCAGCAGCCAGAGCAGGAACAGGGGCAGCGCCGCGAATGCGCCGTAGACGACCGTGTAGGTCGGGAACCGGACCACGTAAAGGCCGACCCCACGACGCAGCAGCTCGAACAGCAGCGAGGCCAGCAGCGCCCCGGCGAAAGCCTCGCTCCAGCGCACGAAGGTGGCCGGCACGAGACGGTAGAGCAGCGTGAGTCCGGCGAGGCTGGTCAGCCACGGCACGAGCGCGAACCAGACGCCGCGCAGCTCCTGCAACTCGCCGCCGCGCAGCCAGCGCGTCACCACCACGCCGTGGAAGAGCAGGCTGGTGGCCAGCAAGAGCGGGCCCAGCGTGAGCACCGCCCAGTAAAGCGTCAGGCGCAGCGTCAGCGGCCTGCGCCGGTCGGCTCGCCAGATCCGGTTCAACGTCGCCTCGACCGTCAGCAAGGCGCTGAACGCGGTCAGGAAGAAAACGATCGCGCCGAGCGCCGACAGCTCGCCCGCCTTGGCCGCGAACTGGCCGACGTGGCTGAGCAGCGTCTGGCTGAACGCCGCCGGGAACAGGTTGCCGTCGAGGAACCTGTGCAGCGCCTCGCGCAACTCGCCGAAGACCGGCAGCGCGGTCATCACCGCGAAGCCGATCGAGAACATCGGCACGATCGCCAGCATCGACAGGAAGGCCAGGCTGCCCGCGACCTGGGAAAGGCGCAGCTCCCGCGCCTGCTCGATCATCGCCCGGGCAAGGCTCGCAAGGGCCCTGCCGAACGGCAGCGCCGCGGCCGAGGGCGACGAATCGTGGGGGCTGGGCGCGACCTTCATCCCTATAATTCTGAACGATGTCACCAGACCTGTTGCGCCGTGTCGTCCTGGCCTGCTTCGTGGCGCTGATCGCGCTGGGCCTCGCCTGGGAAACCTGGCTCGCCCCGCTGCGCCCCGGCGCCTGGCTGCTCGCGCTGAAGGTCGTCCCGCTCGTCGCTGCGCTGCCGGCGATAGCGGGCGGCAAGGTGCGCGCCTATCAGTGGTGGTCGATGGGCGTGCTGCTCTACCTGACCGAGGGCCTCGTGCGGGCCACCTCGGACACCGGCCCGAGCGTGCCGCTCGCGGTCGCCGAGTCGCTGCTCGCCGCGACCGCCTTCCTGGCGATCCTGGGCTACGTCAGGTCCAAGCGGCGAGCCGCGGCGACCTGAAGGCCTCGAGACCGGCATCGAGGATGCGCGCACCCTCGCGCGCGAGCGTCGCCGAATCGCTCAGCGTGCGCCGCCAGCGCCGCGCCCCGGGCAACCCGTTGAAGAGCCCGAGCATGTGCCGGGCGATCGCGCGCGGCGGCGTGCCGGCGGCGGCCTCCCGCAGCAGGTAGTCGCGCATCGTCTCGACCGCCGCCTCCCGGCCCTGCGCAGGGCCCTGCTCGTCGAAGTACAGCAGATCGACCGTGGCGAGCGTCCAGGGATTCTCGTAGGCCTCGCGTCCGAACATGACGCCCGCCAGCGGCGTGCCGCCCTGCCCGCCGCGCAACTCGGCGAGCGCCGCATCGTGGCTTCGCAGGCCGCCGTTCAGCACGAAGCGGCACGCCGGGAAGTCGCCGGCCAGGCGGTGGACGATCTCGTAGCGCAGCGGCGGCACCTCCCGGTTCTCCTTCGGGCTGAGGCCCTTCAGCCAGGCGTTGCGGGCATGCACGATGAAGAGCTCGCAGCCGGCCTCGGCCAGCGTGCCGACGAAGTCGCGCACGAAGCCGTAGTCCTCGATACGGTCCAGCCCGATCCGGTGCTTGACCGTGACCGGCACCGAGACCGCGTCGCGCATCGCCTTCACGCAGTCGGCCACCAGCGCCGGTTCCGCCATCAGGCAGGCGCCGAACGACCCGCGCTGCACCCGCTCGCTGGGGCAGCCGCAGTTCAGGTTGACCTCGTCGTAGCCGGCGCGCTCGGCCCACTTGGCGCTGCGCGCCAGGTCGGCCGGCTCGGAGCCGCCGAGCTGGATAGCCACCGGATGCTCGGCCGGATCGAAGGCGAGCAGGCGCTCGCGCGGACCGTGGATCAGCGCCCCGGTGGTGATCATCTCGGTGTAGAGCCGCGCGCGGCGCGACAGCGCCCGATGGAAGCGCCGGCAGTGCCGGTCGGTCCAGTCGATCATCGGGGCGACGCAGAAGCGGTGCGAGGCAAGGTCCTGATTCATCTGAGCATTTTACCCTTCGGCCCGGTATCGTCGCCCGGCTCGCGAAGATAGGCCGAACGGCCTAGTCCGCCGCGCTAGACCGCCGGGACGCTTGACACCCTGCCCTCCGCCGCGCGAACAATCCGGCCAACGACCAAGCGCTGCGGCCGCGGGCTGCCGACCGCGGAGACGAGCGCAACGAGAACGGGAGGAAACGAAGATGGGCGTGTCCGCACTGGTCGTCGATGACCACCCCCTGATCCGCGACGCGGTCCGGATGACGCTCGAGTCCCTGGGCCCCGGCGACCGGATCGACATGGCGGATTCGTTCGCCGAGGCCCGGCGAATGCTCGAGTCCGGCGGCGAGTGGGACTTCGCGCTGCTCGACCTGAGCCTGCCGGATTGCGAGGGTTTCGAGGGCCTTTCCGCCTTTCGCGAGTTGCGTCCCACCCTGCCGACGATCGTGCTGTCGGGCCGCACCGATCGGGAGACCATCCTGCGCTGCATCGATCTCGGCGCGGCCGGCTACATCCCGAAGACGAGCCAGTCCGACGTCATCTCCGACGCCCTGCGGCTGGTCGCTTCGGGACACGTCTACCTGCCCCGGGAGGCGCTCGACCGCAGCCCACCGCTGCCGGCGCGCGCCGGATCCTCGGCCGCCTGGCCGGCCCCGGTCGCCGGTGAACCGGGCGGGGCCGCCCTGGTATTCGCCGCGGGCGTCGGCGCGGCCCGGGTGCCCGCGGCTGCCGGATCGCCGGGCGGCGGCGAGCCGGGCTGGCCCGCCGGCACGCGCGCGGCCGCCCCGCCCCGTCCGGCGGAGGCCGTGGCGCAAGCCTCGGCGCCGGTCGATCCGCGCAAGCTGGGTCTCACCGAGCGGCAGTGCGACGTCCTGCGGCTGATCCTGCGCGGCCTGCCGAACAAGCTGATCTGCCGGCAACTCGATCTCGCCGAGGGCACGGTCAAGGTTCACGTCAGCGCGGTGCTTCGCGCGCTGGGCGTGCGCAACCGCACCCAGGCGGTGATCGCCGCCAGCCGGATGGGCCTGCGGCTCAACCGCGACCAGCCCGGCGACTGAGCGCCTGTCCGGCGTGCCCGCGCCGGCGCGCCTCTCGACTTCCGCCGCTTGACCTTCCCATAATGGGAAGCTTGAAACTCTTGTCGAATCTTCCCCGGCGGGGAAGACAACACGGATCGCCGACCCCGGCGATCGGTAACGAGGGAGCCAGAGATGAACCAGGTATTCGAAGTGAAAGGCATGAGCTGCGGCCATTGCGCGCGCGCGGTGACCGGCGCGATCCAGGAGATCGACCCGTCGGCGAAGGTCGAGGTGGATCTCGCGGCCGGCTCGGTCGAGGTGCAGAGCGCGCGGCCAAGGGTCGAGCTGGCCGAAGCGATCCGTGAAGCCGGCTACGAAGTCGCGGCCTGAGGCGGCGGGGCGGTCGCGGCCCGAGGCCCCTGGGAAGTCGCAGCCCGCGGCCGCGCGCGCCGCGGCCGCAAGCCCGCCGCGCGCCGTCGATGCAGGCCCGATGAACATCGGCCAGGCGTCGCAGGCCACCGGCGTCAGCGCGAAGATGATCCGCCACTACGAGGAGATCGGGCTGCTGCCCGCCGCGCAGCGAAGCTTTTCCGGCTACCGGCAGTACGTGGCAGCGGACCTTCACACGCTGCGATTCGTCAGGCAGGCCCGCCAGCTCGGCTTCGGCATTGCGCAGATCGCCGTACTGCTCGACCTGTGGCGCGACCGCGGCAGGCCCAGCGGCGAGGTCAAGGCGCTCGCCGAATCGCACATCCGCGAACTCGATGCGCGCATCGCCGAACTGCGCAGCATGCGCGCCACGCTGGCCTCGCTCGCCGAGGCCTGCCACGGCGACCACCGGCCCGACTGCCCGATCCTCGACGGCCTGGCCGGCGAG
It encodes:
- a CDS encoding heavy-metal-associated domain-containing protein, with amino-acid sequence MNQVFEVKGMSCGHCARAVTGAIQEIDPSAKVEVDLAAGSVEVQSARPRVELAEAIREAGYEVAA
- a CDS encoding DUF2069 domain-containing protein codes for the protein MSPDLLRRVVLACFVALIALGLAWETWLAPLRPGAWLLALKVVPLVAALPAIAGGKVRAYQWWSMGVLLYLTEGLVRATSDTGPSVPLAVAESLLAATAFLAILGYVRSKRRAAAT
- the dusA gene encoding tRNA dihydrouridine(20/20a) synthase DusA; amino-acid sequence: MNQDLASHRFCVAPMIDWTDRHCRRFHRALSRRARLYTEMITTGALIHGPRERLLAFDPAEHPVAIQLGGSEPADLARSAKWAERAGYDEVNLNCGCPSERVQRGSFGACLMAEPALVADCVKAMRDAVSVPVTVKHRIGLDRIEDYGFVRDFVGTLAEAGCELFIVHARNAWLKGLSPKENREVPPLRYEIVHRLAGDFPACRFVLNGGLRSHDAALAELRGGQGGTPLAGVMFGREAYENPWTLATVDLLYFDEQGPAQGREAAVETMRDYLLREAAAGTPPRAIARHMLGLFNGLPGARRWRRTLSDSATLAREGARILDAGLEAFRSPRLAAWT
- a CDS encoding response regulator transcription factor, with the protein product MGVSALVVDDHPLIRDAVRMTLESLGPGDRIDMADSFAEARRMLESGGEWDFALLDLSLPDCEGFEGLSAFRELRPTLPTIVLSGRTDRETILRCIDLGAAGYIPKTSQSDVISDALRLVASGHVYLPREALDRSPPLPARAGSSAAWPAPVAGEPGGAALVFAAGVGAARVPAAAGSPGGGEPGWPAGTRAAAPPRPAEAVAQASAPVDPRKLGLTERQCDVLRLILRGLPNKLICRQLDLAEGTVKVHVSAVLRALGVRNRTQAVIAASRMGLRLNRDQPGD
- the cueR gene encoding Cu(I)-responsive transcriptional regulator, producing MNIGQASQATGVSAKMIRHYEEIGLLPAAQRSFSGYRQYVAADLHTLRFVRQARQLGFGIAQIAVLLDLWRDRGRPSGEVKALAESHIRELDARIAELRSMRATLASLAEACHGDHRPDCPILDGLAGE